One Burkholderia thailandensis E264 genomic window carries:
- a CDS encoding 4-aminobutyrate--2-oxoglutarate transaminase — translation MNNADLHARKNAATPRGVGVMCDFYAARAENAELWDVEGRRFIDFAAGIAVLNTGHRHPKIVKAIAEQLEQFTHTAYQIVPYASYVELAEKINARAPIAQPKKTAFFTTGAEAVENAVKIARAYTGRPGVIAFAGGFHGRTMMGMALTGKVAPYKIGFGPFPGDVFHAPYPNALRGVTSADSIAAVETLFKADIDPKRVAAIIFEPVQGEGGFNPAPAEFVRALRKLCDAHGILLIADEVQTGFARTGKLFAMEHYDVSADLMTIAKSLAGGMPLSGVVGRADVMDAAAPGGLGGTYAGNPLAVAAAHAVLDVIDEEKLAERAAVLGDKLKAKLAALRADVPQIADVRGPGAMVAAEFVDPDTRASDAAFTKRVQTLALERGLLLLICGVDANVIRFLFPLTIQDAVFDEALGILESVLKEAVGVPA, via the coding sequence GTGAACAATGCCGATCTGCACGCCCGCAAGAACGCCGCGACGCCGCGTGGCGTCGGCGTGATGTGCGACTTCTACGCCGCGCGCGCCGAGAACGCCGAGCTGTGGGACGTCGAGGGCCGCCGCTTCATCGATTTCGCGGCCGGCATCGCGGTGCTGAACACGGGCCACCGCCACCCGAAGATCGTGAAGGCGATCGCCGAGCAGCTCGAGCAGTTCACGCACACCGCGTACCAGATCGTGCCGTACGCGTCGTACGTCGAGCTCGCCGAAAAGATCAACGCGCGCGCGCCGATCGCGCAGCCGAAGAAGACCGCGTTCTTCACGACGGGCGCGGAAGCGGTCGAGAACGCGGTGAAGATCGCGCGCGCTTACACCGGCCGGCCGGGCGTGATCGCGTTCGCGGGCGGCTTCCACGGCCGCACGATGATGGGCATGGCGCTCACCGGCAAGGTCGCACCGTACAAGATCGGCTTCGGCCCGTTCCCGGGCGACGTGTTCCACGCGCCGTATCCGAACGCGCTGCGCGGCGTGACGAGCGCCGATTCGATCGCCGCCGTCGAAACGCTGTTCAAGGCCGACATCGATCCGAAGCGCGTCGCCGCGATCATCTTCGAACCGGTGCAGGGCGAAGGCGGCTTCAACCCGGCGCCCGCCGAGTTCGTGCGCGCGCTGCGCAAGCTGTGCGACGCGCACGGCATCCTCCTCATCGCCGACGAAGTGCAAACGGGCTTCGCGCGCACGGGCAAGCTGTTCGCGATGGAGCACTACGACGTCTCGGCCGATCTGATGACGATCGCCAAGAGCCTCGCGGGCGGGATGCCGCTGTCGGGCGTCGTCGGCCGCGCGGACGTGATGGACGCGGCCGCGCCGGGCGGCCTGGGCGGCACGTACGCGGGCAATCCGCTCGCGGTGGCCGCCGCGCACGCCGTGCTCGACGTGATCGACGAGGAGAAGCTCGCCGAGCGCGCGGCCGTGCTCGGCGACAAGCTGAAGGCGAAGCTCGCCGCGCTGCGCGCCGACGTGCCGCAGATCGCCGACGTGCGCGGCCCGGGCGCGATGGTAGCCGCGGAATTCGTCGATCCGGACACGCGCGCGTCCGACGCCGCGTTCACGAAGCGCGTGCAGACGCTCGCGCTCGAGCGCGGCCTGCTGCTGCTCATCTGCGGCGTCGACGCGAACGTGATACGTTTCCTGTTTCCGCTCACGATTCAGGATGCCGTGTTCGACGAAGCGCTCGGCATTCTCGAAAGCGTGCTGAAGGAGGCGGTGGGCGTACCCGCCTGA
- the gabD gene encoding NADP-dependent succinate-semialdehyde dehydrogenase, with the protein MTTAHETLALKDPALLRERAFVAGEWQAADGGATLEVRNPATGALIGTVPAMGAAETRRAIDAANAAWPAWRKKTAKERAAILRKWHDLMIAHADDLALILTTEQGKPLAEAKGEIGYAASFLEWFAEEGKRVYGDTIPSPANDKRIVVTKEPVGVCAAITPWNFPAAMITRKVGPALAAGCPIVVKPAEATPFSALAMAVLAERAGVPAGVFSVVTGEPKAIGGELTSNPIVRKLSFTGSTPVGRLLMAQCAATVKKVSLELGGNAPFIVFDDADLDAAVEGAIASKYRNSGQTCVCTNRFYVHEKVYDAFAEKLTAAVAKLKVGLGTEAGVVQGPLINGAAVQKVESHIADALDKGARVTTGGKRHALGHGFFEPTVLTGVTPDMKVAKEETFGPLAPLFKFSTEEEAIRYANDTEFGLAAYFYSRDIGRVWRVAEALEYGMVGINAGIISNEVAPFGGVKQSGLGREGSHYGIDDYVVIKYMCVAV; encoded by the coding sequence ATGACTACAGCTCACGAAACCCTTGCACTGAAAGATCCCGCGCTGCTGCGCGAGCGCGCGTTCGTCGCGGGCGAATGGCAAGCCGCCGACGGCGGCGCGACGCTCGAAGTCCGCAACCCGGCGACGGGCGCGCTGATCGGCACGGTGCCCGCGATGGGCGCTGCCGAGACGCGCCGCGCGATCGACGCGGCGAACGCCGCATGGCCCGCATGGCGCAAGAAGACCGCGAAGGAACGCGCGGCGATCCTGCGCAAATGGCACGACTTGATGATCGCGCACGCGGACGACCTCGCGCTGATCCTGACGACCGAGCAAGGCAAGCCGCTCGCCGAAGCGAAGGGCGAGATCGGCTACGCGGCGTCGTTCCTCGAATGGTTCGCGGAGGAAGGCAAGCGCGTGTACGGCGATACGATCCCGAGCCCGGCGAACGACAAGCGCATCGTCGTGACGAAGGAGCCGGTCGGCGTGTGCGCGGCGATCACGCCGTGGAATTTCCCGGCGGCGATGATCACGCGCAAGGTCGGCCCGGCGCTCGCGGCCGGCTGCCCGATCGTCGTGAAGCCGGCCGAGGCGACGCCGTTCTCGGCGCTCGCGATGGCGGTGCTCGCCGAGCGCGCGGGCGTGCCGGCCGGCGTGTTCAGCGTCGTCACGGGCGAGCCGAAGGCGATCGGCGGCGAACTCACGTCGAACCCGATCGTGCGCAAGCTGTCGTTCACCGGCTCGACGCCGGTCGGCCGTCTGCTGATGGCGCAATGCGCGGCGACGGTCAAGAAGGTGTCGCTCGAGCTCGGCGGCAACGCGCCGTTCATCGTGTTCGACGACGCGGATCTCGATGCGGCGGTCGAAGGCGCGATCGCGTCGAAGTATCGAAACAGCGGGCAAACGTGCGTATGCACGAACCGCTTCTACGTGCACGAGAAGGTCTACGACGCCTTTGCCGAGAAGCTGACCGCCGCCGTCGCGAAGCTGAAGGTCGGACTCGGCACCGAGGCGGGCGTCGTGCAGGGGCCGCTCATCAACGGCGCGGCGGTGCAGAAGGTCGAATCGCACATTGCCGACGCGCTCGACAAAGGCGCGCGCGTGACGACGGGCGGCAAGCGCCACGCGCTCGGCCACGGCTTCTTCGAGCCGACCGTGCTGACGGGCGTCACGCCCGACATGAAGGTCGCGAAGGAGGAAACGTTCGGCCCGCTCGCGCCGCTGTTTAAGTTCTCGACCGAAGAAGAAGCGATCCGCTACGCGAACGACACCGAATTCGGCCTCGCCGCGTACTTCTACAGCCGCGACATCGGCCGCGTGTGGCGCGTCGCCGAGGCGCTCGAATACGGGATGGTCGGCATCAACGCCGGAATCATCTCGAACGAGGTCGCGCCGTTCGGCGGCGTCAAGCAATCGGGGCTCGGCCGCGAGGGCTCGCACTACGGGATCGACGATTACGTCGTGATCAAGTACATGTGCGTCGCGGTGTGA
- a CDS encoding Rieske 2Fe-2S domain-containing protein: MNTVAQIRFDSIARWMPVALSEQVSGRAALAVICMEQPLVLFRDASGAVCAMEDRCAHRRAPLSLGRVTPDGRLQCAYHGWTYDGATGACVAIPNLSASERVPAHYAAHAYKTLERDGFIWACARDAPPPAEAIARDARSARRFAGSVTVAIARDEYVAALADGPHLTMRIAGLYITDYVIADATPHDGDIATERGVTWLAHIVDRHFGVRHPWTLRVTSPRDGVLASVELASRDGATALWASIAITPAARGATNVLWRGGVAADASGFGAKLFRTWARLHAVPFAMLAHVDGRALSTLDALYSRAWRGPIPEGIAHTRPMPADYRTRSR, encoded by the coding sequence ATGAATACGGTCGCTCAGATTCGTTTCGATTCCATTGCCCGCTGGATGCCGGTCGCGCTGTCCGAGCAGGTGAGCGGCAGGGCGGCGCTTGCCGTCATCTGCATGGAGCAGCCGCTCGTGCTGTTTCGCGACGCGTCGGGCGCCGTATGCGCGATGGAGGATCGTTGCGCGCATCGCCGAGCGCCGCTATCGCTCGGGCGCGTCACGCCCGACGGCCGGCTGCAGTGCGCGTATCACGGCTGGACCTACGACGGCGCGACGGGCGCCTGCGTGGCGATTCCGAATCTGTCGGCGAGCGAGCGCGTGCCCGCGCACTATGCCGCGCATGCGTACAAGACGCTCGAACGCGACGGCTTCATATGGGCCTGCGCGCGCGATGCACCGCCACCCGCCGAGGCGATCGCTCGCGACGCCCGCAGCGCCCGGCGATTCGCGGGCTCGGTGACGGTCGCCATCGCGCGCGACGAATACGTCGCCGCATTGGCCGACGGGCCGCATCTGACGATGCGCATCGCCGGCCTGTACATCACGGATTACGTGATCGCGGACGCGACGCCGCACGACGGCGACATCGCGACGGAACGCGGCGTCACGTGGCTGGCGCACATCGTCGACAGGCACTTCGGCGTGCGTCATCCGTGGACGCTGCGCGTCACGTCGCCGCGAGACGGTGTCCTCGCGTCGGTCGAACTCGCATCGCGCGACGGCGCGACGGCGCTCTGGGCGTCGATCGCGATCACGCCGGCGGCGCGCGGCGCGACGAACGTACTGTGGCGCGGCGGCGTCGCGGCCGACGCGAGCGGCTTCGGCGCAAAACTGTTTCGGACGTGGGCGCGCCTGCACGCCGTGCCGTTCGCGATGCTCGCGCACGTCGACGGCCGCGCGCTATCGACGCTCGACGCGCTCTATTCGCGGGCATGGCGCGGCCCGATCCCGGAGGGCATCGCCCACACGCGGCCGATGCCGGCCGACTATCGCACAAGGAGCCGATGA
- a CDS encoding methyltransferase — translation MRPPVESPFDEAGSEIILIRSRPLLIDTWYSMKTLPEREMRGKPPHPCAAPRPRTRRTTQTWRSRVRRHRIRRVRRIAPRLSAALRLARRPTEALANMAVALGFARRDADRYMLTTLSEAFLVERSPTYFGPLFDLMYETSETFSLKSLEKAIRDNAPHAYDGPDVFRSHEQHAELAARFTRAMESVSAVHAPVWPTKLDLSRHRVMLDVGGGSGVHTRGALSAWPALRGILFDLPNVCELSRSYFAKSPVREHVTLHPGDMWNDPFPDADLHFYSNVFHIYPREKNVLLAHKSFEALAPGGRIVLHEILYRDDKSGPLAAAAFSLKMLSWTEDEQYLSRELTGILTGAGFSSIETIASAGHCSVVTGMKR, via the coding sequence TTGCGCCCCCCTGTCGAATCGCCGTTTGACGAAGCCGGCAGCGAGATCATTCTCATTCGCTCGCGGCCGCTTCTCATCGATACGTGGTATTCGATGAAGACCCTGCCGGAACGTGAGATGCGAGGAAAGCCGCCGCACCCGTGCGCCGCGCCGCGCCCGCGGACGCGGCGCACGACGCAAACATGGCGGTCCCGCGTGCGGCGGCACCGCATTCGCCGCGTTCGCCGCATCGCCCCACGGCTGAGCGCGGCGCTCAGGCTTGCCCGCCGCCCCACCGAGGCGCTCGCCAACATGGCGGTGGCGCTGGGGTTTGCCCGGCGCGACGCGGATCGCTACATGCTCACCACGCTCAGCGAGGCTTTTCTGGTCGAGCGCAGCCCGACGTATTTCGGCCCGTTGTTCGATCTGATGTACGAAACCAGCGAGACGTTCTCGCTCAAGTCGCTAGAGAAGGCGATACGCGACAATGCCCCGCACGCTTACGACGGCCCCGACGTCTTCCGGTCGCACGAGCAGCACGCAGAACTTGCAGCGCGCTTCACGCGGGCAATGGAGAGCGTGAGCGCCGTGCACGCGCCCGTGTGGCCGACGAAACTCGATCTTTCGAGGCATCGCGTGATGCTCGACGTCGGCGGGGGCTCCGGCGTGCACACGAGAGGCGCGCTGTCGGCGTGGCCCGCGCTGCGAGGGATACTGTTCGATCTGCCGAACGTATGCGAATTGAGCCGTTCGTACTTCGCGAAATCACCGGTGCGGGAACACGTCACGCTCCATCCCGGCGACATGTGGAACGATCCGTTTCCCGACGCGGATCTGCATTTCTATTCGAACGTCTTCCACATCTACCCTCGGGAAAAGAACGTGCTCCTCGCACACAAGAGCTTCGAGGCGCTCGCGCCCGGCGGCCGGATCGTGCTGCATGAGATTCTGTATCGCGACGACAAGAGCGGCCCGCTTGCCGCGGCGGCATTCAGCCTGAAGATGCTCAGTTGGACCGAGGACGAGCAATACTTGTCGCGTGAATTGACCGGGATACTGACGGGCGCGGGCTTTTCGTCGATCGAGACCATCGCGAGCGCCGGCCATTGCAGCGTGGTCACGGGCATGAAGCGGTGA